Part of the Methanophagales archaeon genome is shown below.
AGAAGGGACGTATATCGAGGAAGGTAAAGTTTATGCAATGAGATACGGTGTGGTGGACGAAAAGGATGAGATAAAAGTGGTGCCTTTTGTTGGTAAATACCAACCTGCGAAAGGCGATGTGGTAATAGGCAGGATAACAGAGATCTCATTTCCCTACTGGATTGTTGATATCGCTTCACCCTACGAGGCACGACTGCACATGTCTGAGGTCACGTCGGGTGGTAAGAAGAGAGTTGAATTCGGCTCCATGCATACATATCTCGACATTGATGATTTGATCGTTGCGAAAGTAACGAATACGGATGCGCTGATGAGGATAGACCTGGGATTGATGGAAGATTTCCAGCTGGGCGGTGGCGGGCGGTTGATAACAATACCGCATACCAAAGTGCCACGGATTATAGGCAGGAAAGGCTCGATGATAAGGATGTTGAAAGAGAAATGTAATTGTTTCATATTTGTTGCTAAGAACGGTCGTATCTGGATAAAGGGTAAGGAAGAAGATATGAATCTTGCTTCTGAGGTGATATTGATGATTGCACATGAAGCCCATACGTCTGGTTTAACGGATAGAGTGGCGGATTTCCTGAATTCTTATCGCAGGATAGGTGATACGGGAAGGGGTTAAAAAGATGAAAGAGGAAGGTATAGAACTTATAAAAGATGGTAAGAGACTGGATGGCAGGGGTTTTGACGAACTCAGACCGATAAAGATAGAGGTAGGAGTCCTGAAGAGGGCGGATGGATCCTGTTATTTTGAATTGGGCGATAACAAGGTGATTGCTGCGGTGTATGGACCGAGGGAGATGCATCCGCGACATGCTCAGGATGCGAAGATGGCTGTACTCAAATACAGGTACAACATGGCGCCCTTCTCTGTTGACGAGCGTAAGAGACCGGGGCCTGATAGGAGGAGTGTGGAGATATCCAAGGTAAGTAGAGAGGCACTGGAGCCAGTGATCATAAGGGAGTTTTACCCAAAGACCGAGATAGACGTGTATGTGGAGATACTGCAATCAGATGCAGGCACGAGAACTGCGGGTATAAATGCCGCTTCAATCGCACTCGCAGATGCGGGAATACCAATGAAAGACCTTGTATCCTCAGTTGCCGTGGGTAAGATAGATGGAGAGGTTGTACTCGATTTGAATGCAGTGGAGGACAATTATGGTGAAGCTGACATGCCAATAGCAATGATTGCCCGGCGAAATACGATTACGGCGCTTCAAATGGACGGTCGTATGACGAAGGATGAATTTGAGAAAGGCTTAAAGCTCGCAATGAACGCCTGCCAGCAGATATATGAATTACAGCGAACGGCGTTGATAGAGCGATATAGTGAGATGTAAAAGGAGGGGATAAGAGAAAGATGGGACTTGAGATTATGGATGAGGTAAGGAGAGATTACACATACAATCTTGTGAGGAGAGGTAAGCGTGAAGATGGTAGGGATTTCCAGGATTACAGGGAGATAAAGGTGGAGAAAGATATAATAAAGAGGGCAGAAGGTTCTGCACGTGTAAAGATAGGGAACACTGAGGTTCTGGTGGGTGTAAAGCTTGAGCCGGGAGAGCCTTTCCCTGATTCACCCGATAAAGGCGTGATAATAACAAATGCAGAGCTTGTTCCATTAGCATCGCCCGAATTTGAACCCGGACCACCAAATGAGGACAGTGTGCAACTGGCGAGGGTGGTGGACCGAGGAATTCGAGGCTCCGAGGCAATTGACCTCAGCAAGCTGTGTATAGAAGAAGGTGAGAAGGTCTGGATCGTCTTCATTGACATACATGTGCTGGACAATGACGGTAATTTAGTTGATGCCGCGGCGCTTGGTGCT
Proteins encoded:
- a CDS encoding exosome complex exonuclease Rrp41, yielding MKEEGIELIKDGKRLDGRGFDELRPIKIEVGVLKRADGSCYFELGDNKVIAAVYGPREMHPRHAQDAKMAVLKYRYNMAPFSVDERKRPGPDRRSVEISKVSREALEPVIIREFYPKTEIDVYVEILQSDAGTRTAGINAASIALADAGIPMKDLVSSVAVGKIDGEVVLDLNAVEDNYGEADMPIAMIARRNTITALQMDGRMTKDEFEKGLKLAMNACQQIYELQRTALIERYSEM
- a CDS encoding exosome complex protein Rrp42 gives rise to the protein MGLEIMDEVRRDYTYNLVRRGKREDGRDFQDYREIKVEKDIIKRAEGSARVKIGNTEVLVGVKLEPGEPFPDSPDKGVIITNAELVPLASPEFEPGPPNEDSVQLARVVDRGIRGSEAIDLSKLCIEEGEKVWIVFIDIHVLDNDGNLVDAAALGAIASLLDIHIPAERYGLSGKGEDMIPMQDKPVAVTMVDIGGEILVDPNYNEERAAVSGLTVISNTDGTLSGIQKYGREGLEEDKVSEMVDIGIEKADELRRKFL